One segment of Hemibagrus wyckioides isolate EC202008001 linkage group LG05, SWU_Hwy_1.0, whole genome shotgun sequence DNA contains the following:
- the rasef gene encoding ras and EF-hand domain-containing protein, whose product MESGACDEASLRALFRAFDLDSSGLIEKGEFEKMCSELHVPSADIDDIFTRLDANEDGAINMDEFIRGFQAASSLASEAGMSQTVDGAEAFTLAWEDFRRRIGELTKFIPRIDQVSTLYENISLTDTRMIPQYEKVLLNFTREIKLQSKEMERLALAAKRAQDQVAIQMSAMEEEMDQRIHTTAKNTRMEESKKAEAALSIVKEQYEAQLSELRQTVLTLQMFEDQNKSTSLKEEILALKRKNNELTLQNQKLKQELLESHTNIAFLQSELDSLKSDLTDQSISLERDEALMRSFNEERDNLERQVELLQLANRKLHDTNDGLRMTLENSQSKNKNQRGSGLSPSSTINRTKAMCTPYFERCCKVYRDDEYDQLRIAECLQTPSRESLALALCDPMRRHSSCEVDSLDESCVDSGMSTLRSNNGYDSEQESMGRSVPRMAAFGYSGDTSDTEVPDVRDKTACESDSESVLNMTFNPVDTQDFTVSGKKCLKAIFDGKLMDETVIMAQGSEKTYKIVLAGDAAVGKSSFLLRLCKNEFKGITSTTLGVDFQMKTLVVDGVPTVLQLWDTAGQERFKSIAKSYFRRADGVLLLYDVTCEKSFLNVREWVDTIEDVSQDKIPIMLVGNKTDLRQQALQDGVTCISTSYGEKLARAYSSLFCETSAKDGSNIIEAVLHLAREVIKHAHERKGTTLGPILSGSPNSKLTNSKCCRA is encoded by the exons ATGGAGTCCGGCGCGTGCGATGAAGCGAGTCTCCGCGCGCTCTTCCGCGCGTTCGACCTCGACAGTTCGGGTCTTATTGAGAAAGGGGAGTTCGAGAAGATGTGCTCGGAGCTGCACGTGCCCTCGGCGGACATCGATGACATATTCACGAGACTGGACGCGAACGAGGACGGAGCGATAAACATGGACGAGTTCATCCGCGGGTTTCAGGCGGCCTCCAGTCTGGCGAGTGAAGCAGGGATGAGCCAGACGGTGGACGGTGCCGAGGCTTTCACACTGGCCTGGGAGGACTTCAGGAGACGGATCGGGGAACTGACCAAGTTTATCCCTCG AATTGATCAGGTTTCGACTCTGTACGAAAACATCAGTCTGACCGACACCAGGATGATTCCCCAGTATGAGAAAGTCCTTCTAAACTTCACCAGAGAGATCAAACTCCAGAGTAAAGAGATGGAGCGCCTGGCGCTGGCTGCCAAAAG GGCTCAGGACCAGGTTGCCATTCAGATGAGTGCGATGGAGGAGGAAATggaccagcgcattcacacaacAGCGAAAAACACACGCATGGAG GAGTCGAAGAAGGCAGAGGCAGCACTGAGCATTGTGAAAGAGCAGTACGAAGCTCAGCTGAGCGAGTTACGGCAGACGGTCCTCACCCTGCAGATG TTTGAAGACCAGAACAAGAGCACCAGCCTCAAAGAAGAAATCCTAGCACTGAAGCGAAAGAATAATGAGCTGACCCTG CAAAACCAAAAGCTGAAGCAGGAACTGCTGGAGTCACACACCAATATAGCGTTTCTGCAGAGTGAGCTGGACTCCCTCAAGAGTGATCTCACTGACCAGAGCATCAGTCTCGAGCG CGATGAAGCCCTGATGAGGTCTTTTAATGAGGAAAGAGACAACCTAGAGAGGCAGGTTGAGCTTCTTCA GTTAGCAAACAGGAAGCTTCACGACACCAACGATGGTCTGCGTATGACTCTGGAGAACAGCCAGAGCAAGAACAAGAATCAG AGAGGTAGTGGACTGTCTCCTTCAAGTACCATCAATAGGACAAAGGCCATGTGCACCCCATATTTTGAAAG GTGCTGTAAGGTCTACAGGGACGACGAATACGATCAGCTGCGGATAGCTGAGTGCCTGCAAACTCCCAGCAGAGAGTCTTTAGCTCTGGCTCTGTGTGATCCCATGCGCAGACACAGCAGCTGTGAGGTGGACAGCCTGGACGAGAGCTGCGTGGACAGCGGCATGTCCACTCTGCGCTCCAACAACGGCTATGACTCGGAGCAGGAGAGCATGGGTCGAAGCGTCCCTCGCATGGCTGCCTTCGGCTACTCAGGAGACACGTCAGACACGGAG GTGCCGGATGTACGAGACAAGACAGCGTGTGAATCAGACAGCGAGTCTGTCCTGAACATGACTTTCAATCCCGTCGACACACAAGACTTCACCGTGTCAGGGAAGAAATGTCTTAAAGCCATCTTCGACGGG AAACTGATGGATGAGACAGTGATTATGGCTCAGGGATCTGAAAAAACATACAAGATCGTATTAGCAGGTGATGCTGCAGTGGGCAAGTCCAGCTTCCTCCTACGCTTGTGTAAAAACGAGTTTAAAGGCATCACCAGCACCACGCTGG GAGTTGATTTCCAGATGAAGACTCTTGTGGTAGATGGAGTGCCGACGGTGCTGCAGCTTTGGGATACAGCGGGCCAGGAAAG GTTCAAAAGCATTGCAAAATCCTACTTCAGACGGGCCGACGGTGTTCTCCTGCTCTATGACGTAACCTGCGAGAAGAGTTTTCTAAATGTGCGAGAATGGGTGGACACCATAGAG GATGTATCCCAGGATAAAATCCCCATTATGCTGGTCGGGAATAAGACAGATCTACGGCAGCAGGCTCTTCAGGATGGCGTCACATGCATCTCAACCAGCTACGGAGAGAAACTAGCCAGG GCTTACAGCTCCCTCTTCTGTGAGACGAGTGCAAAGGATGGCTCAAACATCATCGAGGCAGTGCTCCATTTAGCTCG AGAGGTTATTAAACATGCACATGAGCGCAAGGGCACAACCCTGGGACCAATCCTGTCTGGAAGCCCCAACAGCAAGCTCACTAACTCGAAGTGCTGCAGGGCCTGA